A genomic stretch from Mycobacterium malmoense includes:
- a CDS encoding HRDC domain-containing protein, with the protein MCEPAAPGPGSTAPEPTPLLHPADGIPDLSVTVREIEAAARLLARGRGSFAVDAERASGFRYSNRAYLIQIRRAGAGTVLIDPVSHGADPLTALRPVAEVLGTDEWILHSADQDLPCLAEVGMRPPALYDTELAGRLAGFDRVNLATMVERLLGFGLAKGHGAADWSKRPLPVEWLNYAALDVELLIELRAAIANVLAEQGKTEWAAQEFDYLRIFKTGEASREATPAARRDRWRRTSGIHRVRDRRGLAAVRELWLARDHIAQRRDVAPRRILPDSAIIDAALTDPKTVEDLVELPVFGGRNQRRGADVWLAALEAARKTQEPPDEGEQPNGPPPAARWSRRKPEAAARLETARAALGEVSRRVGVPTENLISPDLVRRLCWDWEAATDPVEAVEEFLRAGEARPWQRELVVPVLAAALQPPAE; encoded by the coding sequence GATCTCTCCGTGACCGTCCGCGAGATCGAGGCGGCCGCACGACTCCTGGCCCGCGGGCGCGGATCGTTTGCGGTGGACGCCGAGCGAGCCTCGGGTTTCCGCTACTCCAACCGGGCCTACCTGATTCAGATCCGGCGCGCCGGCGCCGGCACCGTGCTCATCGACCCGGTCAGCCACGGCGCCGACCCGCTGACCGCGCTGCGACCCGTCGCCGAGGTGCTGGGCACCGACGAATGGATCCTGCACTCCGCCGATCAGGACCTGCCCTGCCTGGCCGAGGTCGGCATGCGGCCACCGGCGCTGTACGACACCGAGCTCGCCGGACGGCTGGCCGGGTTCGACCGGGTGAACCTGGCGACCATGGTCGAGCGGCTTTTGGGTTTCGGGCTGGCCAAGGGCCACGGCGCGGCGGACTGGTCCAAGCGCCCCCTGCCCGTCGAATGGCTCAACTACGCGGCCCTGGACGTGGAGCTGCTCATCGAGCTGCGCGCGGCGATCGCGAATGTCCTGGCCGAACAGGGCAAAACCGAGTGGGCCGCACAGGAATTCGACTATCTACGGATCTTCAAAACCGGAGAGGCCTCCAGAGAGGCCACGCCGGCCGCGCGACGGGACCGCTGGCGACGGACGTCGGGGATCCACCGGGTCCGTGACCGGCGAGGCCTGGCCGCGGTTCGCGAATTGTGGCTGGCGCGCGACCACATCGCCCAGCGCCGTGACGTGGCGCCCCGCCGCATCCTGCCGGATTCCGCCATCATCGACGCCGCCCTCACCGATCCGAAGACCGTCGAGGACCTGGTCGAATTGCCGGTGTTCGGTGGGCGCAACCAACGCCGCGGCGCCGACGTCTGGCTGGCGGCGCTGGAAGCGGCCCGGAAAACCCAAGAGCCGCCGGACGAGGGCGAGCAGCCGAACGGCCCACCGCCGGCGGCGCGGTGGAGCAGGCGGAAGCCGGAGGCCGCCGCGCGGCTGGAGACGGCCCGGGCGGCGCTGGGGGAAGTGTCGCGGCGGGTCGGGGTTCCCACGGAGAACCTGATCTCACCCGACCTGGTGCGACGGCTGTGCTGGGACTGGGAGGCCGCAACGGATCCGGTCGAGGCCGTCGAGGAATTCCTGCGCGCCGGGGAGGCGCGCCCGTGGCAGCGAGAACTCGTGGTGCCCGTTTTGGCGGCGGCGTTGCAGCCGCCGGCCGAGTAG